In a single window of the Leptospira sanjuanensis genome:
- the mfd gene encoding transcription-repair coupling factor: protein MKDLLRIIGKELFSQFEPSAGSKTKVASKTKAGSKKESEISGVDGSASAKSASVKARSSDTAENSSVDLSVAGNVYSVVAGSHSILASSLFQKIHRTIVVVSENNTAAEFLYRESLSFLPASDLIYLPGQEVLPYEYLRYPAEMKRERIKAIAKILSGEPALIFTSVAGFLKTLPPVQTMQGRAITLEKGKEIDLETLLIGLIDLGYKRADVCETFGEFSLKGGILDIYSSYSQEPVRIDLFGEEIESIRTFDPDTQRSVADLNKAILLPADEYILSDGQKKEYQNLLKSADPSLHLPEIPEANYGIYYEELVPLVRENHGILSYFPQPPVILFPSPNSVKERLLHLEREYVSLFEKRSKEILCAPPENLLSFGEERRVLSESIGLSFIGLPPRNGNDLVSPLKEAPAFKGKIREVREKIAELRNEGGWKIVLTSSFEAQTKRLQGLFEKEGIVLLNEDSTEPVPFHLEKHKSDAFLVLSELRNGFLFEHQKILILSENDIFGREYKRKTRFKKQNSKALQSFIDLKEGDYVVHINHGVGKFLKIERTNAGGKERDFLKLEYAGGDSLFVPLDQISLVQRYIGGTESPRLDSLGKSTWKKTKDRVQKAVEALAEDLVQMYSNRLKLQGYAFPPDTIYQEEFEAEFEYEETPDQIDAIEAVKRDLESPRPMDRLVCGDVGYGKTEVAIRAAFKVAMAGRQIMMLAPTTILALQHYNTFKSRFENYPLRVELVSRFKTAAETRDILSDFSLGKIDMVIGTHAILSSKLKPKNLGLLIIDEEQRFGVNHKEAIKKFKNLVDVLTLTATPIPRTLHMALTGIRELSIIATPPKNRQSVETYVLEEDEDLIADAIRNEIQRDGQVFYLYNRVETIEQETKYLNEIVPEVSIGVLHGQMTEDEIEETLLDFYNRKYDILVTTTIIESGIDMPNVNTLFVKRADLFGLSQLYQIRGRVGRSDRKAFAYMLLPKDRIVTEQAEKRLNTIYEYQELGSGFKVAMRDLEIRGAGNLLGKEQSGDIMEVGFDLYVRMLEDAIARIKGEEVAVEVRTSVTLNTNFFLPETYIGDTRQKIEFYKKFEGARDLEEIDEVTEEMTDRFGEPPEDAKTFILLEKIRTLASNLGFESVTEMKDEIKMKSGSYFRGDNVKIIQLISARTGLTLNPREPNVLIFQTGKKSEKEKLDTLIFLLSSMLPSKKV, encoded by the coding sequence ATGAAAGATCTTTTACGGATCATCGGGAAGGAATTATTTTCTCAGTTCGAACCTTCCGCGGGTTCGAAAACGAAAGTCGCGTCGAAGACGAAAGCAGGTTCTAAAAAGGAATCCGAAATTTCGGGAGTCGACGGTTCGGCTTCGGCAAAAAGCGCCTCCGTAAAAGCCCGATCTTCCGATACGGCGGAGAATTCTTCCGTGGATCTTTCGGTTGCGGGTAACGTGTATTCGGTCGTTGCGGGAAGTCATTCCATACTAGCTTCTTCCTTATTTCAAAAAATCCATCGTACGATCGTGGTCGTTTCCGAAAACAATACCGCCGCCGAGTTTTTATACAGGGAATCCTTGAGTTTTCTTCCCGCATCCGATCTGATTTATCTTCCGGGTCAGGAAGTCCTTCCGTACGAATATCTTCGTTATCCCGCCGAGATGAAACGAGAACGTATCAAAGCGATCGCCAAAATTTTGAGCGGAGAACCGGCGCTCATCTTTACTTCCGTAGCCGGTTTTTTAAAAACGCTTCCTCCCGTGCAAACGATGCAGGGAAGAGCGATTACTCTTGAGAAGGGAAAAGAGATCGATCTCGAAACTCTTCTCATCGGGCTTATCGATCTCGGTTATAAACGCGCGGACGTTTGTGAAACCTTCGGCGAGTTCAGTCTCAAAGGCGGTATTTTGGATATTTATTCTTCGTATTCGCAGGAACCCGTGCGAATCGATTTGTTCGGAGAGGAGATCGAATCGATTCGAACCTTCGATCCGGACACGCAGAGATCCGTCGCGGATCTGAACAAAGCGATCCTCCTTCCCGCGGACGAATATATTCTTTCGGACGGACAAAAAAAAGAATATCAGAATCTTCTAAAGTCCGCCGATCCGTCCCTGCATCTTCCCGAAATTCCGGAAGCCAACTACGGAATCTATTACGAAGAACTCGTCCCATTGGTACGGGAGAATCACGGAATTCTTTCCTACTTTCCCCAACCTCCTGTGATCCTCTTTCCGTCGCCGAACTCCGTGAAGGAAAGATTGCTTCACCTCGAACGGGAATACGTTTCCTTGTTCGAAAAACGTTCTAAGGAAATTCTTTGCGCGCCTCCCGAAAATCTTTTGTCCTTTGGAGAAGAACGCCGCGTTCTTTCGGAATCGATCGGTTTATCGTTCATCGGCCTTCCTCCTCGAAACGGAAACGATCTCGTTTCTCCTTTGAAGGAAGCTCCCGCGTTCAAAGGCAAGATCCGGGAAGTCCGCGAAAAGATCGCGGAACTCCGTAACGAAGGCGGTTGGAAGATCGTTTTGACCTCTTCCTTCGAAGCGCAGACAAAACGTCTTCAGGGTCTTTTCGAAAAGGAAGGGATCGTTTTGTTAAACGAAGACTCGACCGAACCAGTTCCGTTTCATCTGGAAAAACACAAGTCGGACGCGTTTCTCGTGTTGTCCGAACTCAGAAACGGGTTTCTATTCGAACATCAGAAAATTCTAATTCTTTCCGAAAACGACATTTTCGGCCGGGAATACAAACGTAAAACCCGTTTTAAAAAACAGAACAGCAAGGCTCTTCAGAGTTTTATCGACTTAAAGGAAGGGGATTACGTTGTTCATATCAACCACGGGGTCGGGAAGTTCTTAAAAATCGAGCGGACCAACGCGGGCGGTAAGGAAAGGGACTTTCTCAAACTGGAATACGCGGGCGGAGATTCTCTCTTCGTTCCCTTGGATCAGATTTCTTTGGTGCAACGTTATATCGGCGGAACGGAATCCCCGCGTCTCGACAGTCTCGGTAAAAGCACTTGGAAAAAAACCAAGGACCGGGTTCAAAAGGCTGTCGAGGCTCTTGCGGAAGATCTCGTGCAGATGTATTCCAATCGTTTGAAACTTCAGGGGTACGCATTTCCGCCCGACACGATTTATCAGGAAGAATTCGAAGCGGAGTTCGAATACGAGGAAACTCCCGATCAGATCGACGCGATCGAAGCGGTCAAACGGGATCTGGAATCTCCGAGGCCGATGGATCGTCTCGTATGCGGCGACGTTGGTTACGGAAAAACCGAGGTCGCGATCCGCGCGGCGTTCAAGGTCGCGATGGCGGGCCGTCAGATCATGATGCTCGCGCCCACCACGATTTTAGCATTACAACATTATAATACGTTCAAAAGCCGTTTCGAAAACTATCCCCTTCGCGTGGAACTCGTTTCCCGATTCAAAACCGCCGCCGAAACACGGGACATTCTTTCCGACTTCAGCCTCGGAAAAATCGATATGGTCATCGGAACACACGCCATTCTTTCCTCCAAACTCAAACCGAAAAATCTGGGTTTGCTCATCATCGACGAGGAACAAAGATTCGGGGTCAATCACAAGGAAGCGATCAAGAAGTTCAAAAACCTCGTCGACGTTTTGACTTTGACCGCGACTCCGATTCCCAGAACCCTCCACATGGCTTTGACGGGAATCCGCGAACTTTCCATCATCGCGACTCCGCCTAAGAACCGTCAGTCGGTCGAAACCTACGTTCTTGAAGAGGACGAGGATCTGATTGCGGACGCGATCCGAAACGAGATCCAAAGGGACGGTCAGGTTTTTTATCTCTACAACCGCGTCGAAACGATCGAACAGGAAACCAAATATCTGAACGAAATCGTTCCCGAGGTTTCGATCGGAGTTCTGCATGGACAAATGACGGAGGATGAAATCGAAGAAACCCTTCTCGATTTTTACAACCGCAAATACGACATTTTGGTTACGACGACGATCATCGAATCGGGAATCGATATGCCGAACGTGAATACTCTGTTCGTAAAACGCGCGGATCTCTTCGGTTTATCGCAGCTCTATCAGATTCGGGGAAGAGTGGGACGAAGCGACCGCAAAGCCTTCGCGTATATGCTTCTTCCCAAGGATCGAATCGTAACCGAACAAGCCGAAAAACGTCTGAACACGATCTACGAATATCAGGAGTTAGGTTCCGGCTTTAAGGTCGCTATGCGGGATCTCGAGATCCGAGGTGCGGGAAATCTTCTCGGAAAGGAACAATCCGGCGACATTATGGAAGTAGGATTCGATCTTTACGTTCGTATGCTCGAAGATGCGATCGCGAGAATCAAAGGAGAAGAAGTCGCCGTGGAAGTGCGGACGTCCGTGACGCTCAACACGAACTTCTTTCTTCCGGAAACATACATCGGCGATACAAGACAGAAGATCGAATTCTATAAAAAGTTCGAAGGCGCAAGGGACCTCGAAGAGATCGACGAAGTAACCGAAGAGATGACGGATCGTTTCGGCGAACCTCCCGAAGATGCAAAAACCTTTATCCTTTTGGAAAAGATCCGAACCCTCGCATCCAATTTGGGTTTCGAGTCCGTTACGGAGATGAAGGACGAAATTAAGATGAAGTCCGGTTCTTATTTCCGTGGAGATAACGTGAAAATCATCCAGTTGATTTCCGCGAGAACCGGTCTGACTCTGAATCCGAGAGAGCCGAACGTGCTGATTTTTCAGACTGGAAAAAAATCCGAAAAGGAAAAACTCGATACTTTGATCTTTCTCCTTTCGTCAATGCTTCCTTCCAAAAAAGTATAG
- a CDS encoding AraC family transcriptional regulator, translated as MLAILPGDPDTNSVLSGFVGFTSALSLLFVLGEIPLALKGRRNRILLILFGAVFIFQVHAYLLISKNIRFVPHLYAVHLPLAVLFGPLLRSYISNLWEEENTIPLFRWMDLIPFLGILVLLTPFYLSSEEYKLECLRQSVEGHFSWDIRLGIAIMSITLLGYLLNISWNLIQRIRWTTLYTRPEIRLILFILAVAVSSSALGLSTSIQQTGVVRLEISSILIGILLCGIYIMRQSHPEIFSAVKKIVEEERKYKTTQLGSVDLESLERNLNILMEEKKIYKEENLGLARLAEELGISSHQLSEYLNLHLKRSFFQLVNGYRIAEAKHLLLHSPKDTVLSIAYQVGFQSKSSFNDAFRKESGLSPTEFRKKGNSKT; from the coding sequence ATGCTTGCTATTTTACCCGGAGATCCAGACACCAATTCCGTTCTTTCCGGCTTTGTCGGTTTTACGTCGGCGCTTTCTCTTCTGTTCGTGTTGGGTGAAATTCCTCTCGCTCTCAAAGGAAGAAGAAACCGGATTCTTTTGATTTTATTCGGCGCCGTGTTCATCTTTCAAGTGCACGCGTATCTTTTGATCAGCAAAAACATCCGATTCGTCCCGCATCTGTACGCGGTTCATCTGCCTCTGGCGGTTTTGTTCGGTCCGCTTTTGCGTTCTTACATTTCCAATCTTTGGGAAGAAGAGAATACGATTCCCCTCTTTCGTTGGATGGATCTGATTCCGTTTTTAGGAATTCTCGTTCTTTTGACTCCGTTTTATCTTTCTTCGGAAGAATACAAACTCGAGTGTTTGCGGCAATCCGTGGAAGGCCATTTTTCCTGGGATATCCGCCTTGGAATCGCGATCATGTCGATTACCCTTCTCGGTTATCTTTTGAACATCAGTTGGAATCTGATTCAAAGAATCCGTTGGACCACTCTTTATACTCGTCCCGAAATCCGTTTGATTCTTTTCATTCTCGCTGTCGCGGTTTCTTCCTCCGCATTGGGTTTATCCACGAGCATCCAGCAAACCGGAGTCGTTCGTTTGGAAATTTCCTCCATTTTGATCGGAATTCTTTTGTGCGGAATCTACATCATGCGCCAGAGCCATCCCGAAATTTTCAGTGCGGTTAAAAAGATCGTCGAGGAAGAACGGAAATACAAAACCACGCAGCTCGGATCGGTGGATCTGGAATCTTTGGAACGGAATCTGAACATTCTTATGGAGGAGAAAAAAATTTACAAAGAAGAGAATCTCGGACTCGCGAGGCTCGCCGAAGAACTGGGAATTTCTTCCCACCAGCTTTCGGAATACTTGAATCTTCACTTAAAACGAAGTTTTTTCCAACTCGTCAACGGATATCGAATCGCGGAGGCGAAACACCTTCTCCTACATTCCCCGAAAGATACGGTTCTTTCGATCGCGTATCAGGTCGGATTTCAGTCCAAATCCTCGTTCAACGACGCGTTTCGCAAAGAATCCGGTTTGAGTCCGACCGAATTTCGAAAAAAAGGAAATTCTAAGACCTGA
- a CDS encoding lipoprotein LipL31 — MKKNILLIFITLLTAAFAGCGDNSEVIETLDGNKITVNSFEDTYNVAIDAMSRVQNIEKENLLEFISKDINEVPEQMRALNYQFQKKNFYDQYRDMMITTIAAEKDGFTKRDDIKKILKFQEMQIVSQLYVMHLVESKIKISEEEAMEECQKLRAKEPQIGSLPIDRCILFARAKLKKDKSQEILPKVLERIKEQVSIKHNDKFDLEAFLKRKIGASATDKKEEAPATGTEAPKTETPKTTGQ, encoded by the coding sequence ATGAAAAAAAACATACTTCTTATTTTTATTACTCTTTTGACGGCCGCTTTTGCGGGCTGCGGAGACAACTCCGAAGTGATTGAAACACTCGACGGAAACAAAATCACCGTAAACAGTTTTGAAGATACTTACAACGTTGCCATCGACGCAATGAGCCGCGTGCAAAACATCGAGAAAGAAAATCTTCTCGAGTTCATCTCCAAGGACATCAACGAAGTTCCGGAGCAGATGAGGGCCCTGAACTATCAGTTCCAAAAAAAGAATTTTTACGATCAGTATAGAGATATGATGATCACAACGATCGCGGCCGAAAAAGACGGTTTTACCAAACGCGACGACATCAAAAAGATTCTCAAGTTTCAAGAGATGCAGATCGTTTCTCAATTGTATGTGATGCACCTCGTGGAAAGCAAAATCAAGATCTCCGAAGAAGAAGCGATGGAAGAATGTCAAAAACTCCGCGCGAAAGAACCGCAAATCGGTTCTCTTCCGATCGATCGTTGTATTCTTTTCGCAAGAGCGAAGTTGAAAAAAGACAAGTCTCAGGAAATTCTTCCTAAGGTTCTCGAAAGAATCAAAGAACAAGTTTCGATCAAACACAATGACAAGTTCGATCTGGAAGCGTTCTTAAAAAGAAAAATCGGAGCGAGCGCGACCGATAAGAAAGAAGAAGCTCCTGCTACCGGGACTGAAGCTCCGAAAACGGAAACTCCGAAAACGACCGGACAGTAA
- a CDS encoding DUF302 domain-containing protein yields MKYIVESKKSVEECVRDLEKEVIERKYGVLHIHNLKETMKKKGVDFAEECRILEVCNPHKANQVLSEDMEMNLVLPCRISVYSERGKTKIGMIKPTSLLGLFSDSRKLSETAKQVEDDLITIIENSKN; encoded by the coding sequence ATGAAATACATCGTAGAATCAAAAAAGTCCGTAGAAGAATGCGTTCGGGATTTGGAAAAAGAGGTCATCGAACGAAAATACGGAGTTCTCCACATCCACAATCTAAAGGAGACGATGAAAAAGAAGGGAGTGGATTTCGCGGAAGAATGCAGGATTTTGGAAGTCTGCAATCCTCACAAAGCGAACCAGGTTCTAAGCGAGGATATGGAAATGAATCTTGTGCTTCCGTGTCGAATCTCCGTTTATTCCGAAAGGGGAAAAACAAAAATCGGAATGATCAAACCGACTTCTTTGTTAGGTCTTTTTTCGGATTCGCGGAAACTTTCGGAAACCGCAAAACAAGTCGAGGACGATCTAATAACGATCATCGAAAATTCAAAAAATTGA
- a CDS encoding undecaprenyl-diphosphate phosphatase, which translates to MNHYLNAFLRSIIEAITEFLPVSSTGHLFLFSSFFPFSGEHFGIEFDDLFDIFIQSGAILSVLFLYRARFSSHIVSSFRYITKQDSDSEGFHFVLQILIGAFPIMVAGFAAKKFLDTIKARPDLLSILAGAWIFGGILILVAEWFFHKRQGSSERKPVGFKDAILIGIFQCMALVPGMSRSAATIITARFLGKDTKSSAEFSFFLAVPVLLAAGIYKLYKYRSILNGDTIPVLAFGFLISFLLCTLVIRWFLRYLQKHSFSAFGVYRILLGVGVLVFTQFMR; encoded by the coding sequence TTGAATCATTATCTGAACGCCTTTCTGAGAAGCATCATTGAGGCGATCACCGAATTTCTACCGGTGTCCTCCACGGGACACCTGTTCTTATTCAGTTCCTTCTTTCCGTTTAGCGGAGAGCATTTCGGAATCGAGTTCGACGACCTTTTCGATATTTTCATCCAAAGCGGTGCGATTCTTTCGGTTCTGTTTTTGTATCGCGCCCGATTTTCCTCCCATATCGTTTCTTCGTTTCGTTATATTACGAAACAAGATTCCGATTCGGAAGGATTTCATTTCGTACTTCAGATTTTGATCGGTGCGTTTCCGATCATGGTCGCCGGTTTTGCCGCAAAGAAATTTCTGGATACGATCAAAGCGAGACCGGATCTTTTATCGATTCTCGCGGGAGCTTGGATCTTCGGAGGAATTTTGATTCTCGTGGCCGAATGGTTCTTTCACAAAAGACAAGGAAGCAGTGAGCGCAAACCGGTCGGTTTTAAGGATGCGATCCTGATCGGAATCTTTCAATGTATGGCTCTTGTTCCCGGGATGTCCCGTTCCGCGGCGACGATCATCACAGCGCGCTTTTTAGGAAAAGATACGAAGAGCAGCGCGGAGTTCTCCTTTTTTCTTGCGGTTCCCGTTTTGCTTGCCGCGGGAATTTATAAACTGTATAAGTACCGTTCCATCTTAAACGGAGATACGATTCCCGTTTTGGCGTTCGGTTTTCTAATTTCCTTTCTTCTTTGCACCTTGGTGATCCGTTGGTTTTTGCGTTATCTGCAAAAACATTCGTTTAGCGCTTTCGGGGTTTACAGAATTCTATTGGGGGTCGGCGTTCTCGTTTTCACTCAATTTATGAGATGA
- the panC gene encoding pantoate--beta-alanine ligase yields the protein MILCKTPEEVSAQVLRWKAEGLTVGFVPTMGFLHEGHATLFDESVSKADKTVVSIFVNPAQFNDPEDYAKYPINTEGDLKLCESKKVDLVFLPDQETMYPGGIPDVLLQIPHLMKNLCAVSRPGHFEGVLLVISRLFHFVQPNLAFFGKKDYQQYLLIREFCKTLAFPVEVIGCDTIRSDKGLALSSRNARLSEGEKEESLLISRALKLGETQILSGMKDPVLVRDIMKDVLDSSSKIRLDYLEVLNADTLEPLETLEGNILLAVAVFLGPVRLIDNVTLSVASA from the coding sequence ATGATTCTCTGTAAAACCCCAGAAGAAGTTTCCGCACAAGTCCTCCGATGGAAGGCAGAAGGATTGACGGTCGGTTTCGTTCCCACGATGGGATTTCTCCACGAAGGACACGCGACCTTGTTCGACGAATCGGTTTCCAAAGCCGATAAAACCGTCGTTTCGATTTTCGTAAATCCCGCTCAGTTCAACGATCCCGAGGATTACGCGAAATATCCGATCAATACGGAAGGAGATCTCAAACTCTGCGAATCGAAAAAAGTGGATCTCGTGTTTTTGCCCGATCAGGAAACGATGTATCCCGGAGGAATTCCGGACGTACTCTTGCAGATTCCTCATTTGATGAAAAACTTATGCGCGGTTTCGAGGCCCGGCCATTTCGAAGGAGTTCTTCTCGTGATTTCGAGACTCTTTCATTTCGTGCAGCCGAACCTCGCGTTTTTCGGCAAAAAGGATTATCAGCAATATCTGCTCATCCGCGAGTTCTGCAAAACGCTCGCGTTCCCCGTCGAAGTGATCGGTTGCGACACAATCCGCTCGGACAAAGGTCTTGCGCTCAGTTCCCGAAACGCGCGGCTCAGCGAGGGAGAAAAGGAAGAATCCCTCTTGATTTCAAGGGCGTTGAAACTCGGTGAAACCCAGATTCTTTCCGGAATGAAAGATCCCGTTCTGGTGCGGGACATCATGAAGGACGTTTTGGATTCTTCCTCCAAGATCCGTTTGGATTATTTGGAAGTTTTGAATGCGGATACTCTGGAACCTTTGGAAACCTTGGAAGGAAATATTCTGCTCGCGGTTGCCGTGTTTCTCGGTCCCGTACGTTTGATCGACAACGTAACTCTGAGTGTCGCGTCCGCATGA
- a CDS encoding sterol desaturase family protein, with amino-acid sequence MNPVQCELVLDCVQKIGLFQFSMNVVRYYPIAGLAFLILYVWKKDFFHRFRIQSVYPKMDKIKNEFKQSAVTLFVFTIIATTNIVSARMGLIPNNVYFGDYSAHGGIPYMILSFVLITIWHETWFYWAHRFMHHKKVYSKVHSVHHQSVNPSPIAAYHFHFLEAFLEGIYIVFFVLFIPIHFHVLLFHTFYAMILNIWWHLGYEFFPKNWTRHPILKWINTSTHHNLHHQKFHGNYSLYFNFWDRVMGTNFPYYEDYFESLADKRSEKGTTSNPKIQWSETPAEG; translated from the coding sequence ATGAATCCAGTTCAGTGTGAGTTAGTTTTAGATTGCGTCCAAAAAATCGGACTCTTTCAATTTTCAATGAACGTCGTGCGTTATTACCCGATCGCGGGTTTGGCCTTTTTGATCCTTTACGTTTGGAAGAAGGATTTCTTTCACCGTTTCCGAATCCAATCGGTTTATCCGAAAATGGATAAGATCAAAAACGAATTCAAACAATCCGCGGTTACCCTTTTCGTTTTCACGATCATCGCGACTACGAACATCGTAAGCGCGAGAATGGGTTTGATTCCGAACAACGTGTATTTCGGCGACTACTCGGCTCACGGCGGAATTCCGTATATGATTCTTTCCTTTGTATTGATTACGATCTGGCACGAAACCTGGTTTTACTGGGCGCACCGGTTTATGCACCATAAAAAAGTGTATTCCAAGGTTCATTCGGTGCATCACCAATCGGTGAACCCTTCTCCCATCGCAGCGTATCACTTTCATTTTCTGGAAGCTTTCTTGGAAGGAATTTACATCGTGTTTTTTGTTCTTTTCATTCCGATCCACTTTCACGTCCTTCTCTTTCACACATTCTACGCGATGATTCTAAACATCTGGTGGCATCTGGGATACGAGTTTTTTCCGAAAAACTGGACGAGACATCCGATCTTAAAGTGGATCAACACTTCCACACATCACAACCTCCACCACCAAAAGTTTCACGGAAACTACAGCCTTTACTTCAACTTTTGGGATCGTGTGATGGGAACGAACTTTCCGTATTACGAAGATTACTTCGAATCGCTCGCGGACAAACGTTCCGAAAAAGGAACGACGTCCAATCCGAAGATTCAGTGGTCGGAAACTCCGGCGGAAGGTTAA
- the hisD gene encoding histidinol dehydrogenase produces the protein MSIPILQVSLKDRTILDPVLKRAREDLSSTLNLVKPIIEDVQKRGDAALRDYTRKFDGTVPDSFVLELSSLHPKIDSDLENALQKAAENIQAFHKIQIPEDKEITVHGNRLGIRHTPVESVSVYAPGGKALYPSTILMGVIPAKLAGVKNIQIVTPPQQGGLPDGLIAAAKIAGADRIILAGGAQGIAAVAYGTETIPASEFVIGPGSKFVTAAKVFLSGQGVIGIDSPAGPSEVLVIADDSANPTWVAADLLSQAEHGEDSVAILCTDSLSLAQKVAEEVEKALHERPKRGEMKRKSIEDNGRIFVFPNLEECFSFSDLFAPEHLEIQTKNYREDLKKIRHAGSVFLGNYSPVAMGDYISGTNHILPTAGAARIYSSLGVATFLKRVTWQEVSRDSLKDLYPHVKVLSEFEGLDEEHGTSVKIRT, from the coding sequence ATGTCGATTCCAATTCTACAAGTCAGTTTAAAGGATCGTACGATTTTGGACCCGGTATTAAAACGGGCCCGAGAAGATCTGAGTTCCACGTTGAACCTCGTAAAACCGATCATCGAGGACGTCCAAAAACGAGGGGACGCGGCTCTTCGAGATTATACGCGTAAGTTCGACGGAACGGTTCCCGATTCTTTCGTTTTGGAACTCTCTTCCCTTCATCCTAAGATCGATTCCGATCTGGAGAATGCCCTTCAAAAGGCCGCTGAAAACATCCAGGCCTTTCATAAGATTCAAATTCCGGAAGACAAAGAAATCACGGTTCACGGCAATCGATTGGGAATTCGTCATACTCCCGTGGAATCGGTTTCCGTTTACGCTCCCGGCGGAAAGGCTTTGTATCCTTCCACGATTTTGATGGGAGTGATTCCCGCAAAACTCGCCGGCGTAAAAAACATTCAGATCGTTACTCCTCCGCAACAAGGCGGATTACCGGACGGACTGATCGCCGCGGCCAAGATCGCCGGCGCGGATCGAATCATCTTAGCGGGGGGCGCGCAAGGAATCGCGGCCGTCGCATACGGAACCGAAACGATTCCCGCTTCCGAGTTCGTCATCGGACCGGGAAGTAAGTTCGTGACTGCGGCGAAAGTTTTTTTAAGCGGACAAGGAGTGATCGGAATCGATTCTCCCGCAGGTCCGAGCGAAGTTTTAGTCATCGCGGACGATTCCGCAAATCCTACCTGGGTCGCCGCCGATCTTTTATCGCAAGCCGAACACGGAGAAGATTCTGTCGCGATTCTTTGCACCGATTCTTTATCTTTGGCGCAAAAAGTCGCCGAAGAAGTGGAGAAGGCCCTGCACGAACGTCCGAAACGCGGCGAAATGAAACGGAAGTCCATCGAAGACAACGGAAGAATATTCGTGTTTCCTAATTTAGAAGAATGTTTTTCGTTTTCCGATCTTTTTGCGCCCGAACACCTCGAAATCCAAACCAAGAATTACCGGGAGGATCTGAAAAAAATCCGTCACGCCGGTTCCGTCTTTTTGGGCAATTATTCTCCGGTGGCGATGGGGGATTATATCAGCGGAACCAATCACATCCTTCCGACCGCGGGTGCCGCGAGAATTTATTCCTCTCTCGGAGTTGCGACGTTTTTGAAACGCGTGACCTGGCAGGAAGTGTCGCGGGATTCTTTGAAGGATTTGTATCCGCACGTGAAGGTTCTTTCCGAGTTCGAAGGTTTGGACGAAGAACACGGAACCTCCGTAAAAATTAGAACTTGA
- a CDS encoding exodeoxyribonuclease III, producing the protein MKLISLNCNGIRSSLEKGLADYIQATKPDFISFQETKAMQEQVSPFWEELGYTPVFNSAEKKGYSGVAILFKKPPQKITLGIGDSFFDKEGRSIYLEYPDFALWNLYFPSGTTGDVRQNAKMKFLDLFQKEAAKRRKKQPNIIVCGDVNIAHTPQDIHDPKGNAKSSGFLPEEREWLSGFLKQGWVDTFRYLNPDKQEYSWWTFRAGARAKNKGWRIDYFFVTEELKKNVKSHSIYRDKPLSDHAPLEFEIQL; encoded by the coding sequence ATGAAACTCATCTCCCTCAATTGCAACGGAATCCGTTCTTCCTTGGAAAAAGGATTGGCCGATTACATTCAAGCTACAAAACCCGACTTCATCTCGTTTCAAGAAACGAAGGCCATGCAGGAACAGGTTTCCCCTTTTTGGGAAGAATTGGGTTATACTCCGGTCTTTAACAGCGCGGAAAAGAAAGGTTACAGCGGAGTCGCGATTCTTTTTAAAAAACCTCCGCAAAAGATCACTCTCGGAATCGGGGATTCTTTTTTCGATAAAGAAGGAAGAAGCATCTATCTCGAATATCCGGACTTCGCTTTGTGGAACTTATACTTCCCTTCCGGAACGACGGGTGACGTGCGTCAAAACGCGAAGATGAAATTCTTGGACCTCTTTCAAAAAGAAGCCGCCAAACGCAGAAAAAAACAACCGAACATCATCGTTTGCGGAGACGTGAACATCGCCCATACTCCGCAGGACATTCACGATCCGAAAGGCAACGCGAAGAGCAGCGGGTTCTTACCCGAAGAAAGAGAATGGCTGAGCGGATTTTTAAAGCAAGGCTGGGTGGATACGTTTCGTTATTTGAATCCGGACAAACAGGAATATTCGTGGTGGACGTTTCGCGCCGGAGCCCGCGCCAAAAACAAGGGATGGAGAATCGACTATTTCTTTGTTACGGAAGAATTGAAAAAGAACGTCAAAAGTCATTCCATCTACAGGGACAAACCTCTTTCCGATCACGCTCCTCTTGAATTCGAAATTCAGCTTTAA